The Brasilonema sennae CENA114 genome includes a region encoding these proteins:
- a CDS encoding DUF309 domain-containing protein: MNEEMPDEFWQGVEQFNTGEYYACHDTLEALWIEATEPDKTFYQGILQIAVAFYHLGNKNLRGAVILLGEGSNRLRRYPSEYGGIDVDELLIQSAALLKALQLTEPEKIAALNLGQDEGLPLPRIIRVNNENT, translated from the coding sequence ATGAACGAAGAAATGCCTGATGAGTTTTGGCAAGGTGTAGAGCAGTTTAATACTGGGGAGTATTATGCTTGTCATGATACCTTGGAGGCTCTGTGGATTGAAGCAACAGAGCCAGACAAAACTTTTTATCAAGGCATTTTGCAAATTGCCGTAGCATTTTATCATTTAGGCAACAAAAATTTACGTGGTGCGGTCATTTTGTTGGGTGAGGGTAGCAATCGCTTGCGACGTTACCCATCAGAATATGGCGGCATTGATGTAGACGAATTATTAATTCAGAGTGCGGCATTGTTGAAGGCATTACAACTCACAGAGCCAGAAAAGATTGCCGCTCTTAACCTCGGTCAAGATGAAGGTTTACCCTTGCCTAGGATTATCAGAGTTAATAATGAAAATACGTAA